Proteins encoded within one genomic window of Mercenaria mercenaria strain notata unplaced genomic scaffold, MADL_Memer_1 contig_3132, whole genome shotgun sequence:
- the LOC128552763 gene encoding uncharacterized protein LOC128552763 — MHGSRPQVMPGNLLHTRISAKQQKRINKEDNILEKLKSTEITLKVQHEKFQREIHELMKKKTATLEHIRTFRTEINDRLDELEQNTVASIEVRYKSFIIKLEKEMKAIEGNKASIQSARDRLVSAVTNKNASQTFVDTKKGNEIVSKVVKSMEESKPKPQEPDIEFRADSRLPALLQELYALGNITQTDTKKAEHTETVSVKRKSSRQINKKSNISEAGNVPPEAKLQIIDIKKYSVKIPSDEYACNIKSACTLEDGTILLSDHANNKLKRLDSLTYSVIDFCDLPRRPWQACSISLHQAAVCLPYKQEVHFISLTDRMTFKNELTTDFKCYGLAYADNNLYISDRGTSIYIYSVLGRKLQQFSRNLSGQMLFSNICSVVVYNDGSKIYVVDSHKGLIVLDKNGKVCNDYNGTKLSIAYDSYLTEGGSLLMFRHNSRNVIIYELNGKLIGEVVKFDDKSAWQRAICCNQQMFKMIIGGNRDDIEVFDLI; from the exons ATGCATGGCAGTAGACCACAG GTTATGCCAGGAAATCTTTTACATACCAGAATTTCTGCAAAACAACAAAAGCGTATCAACAAAGAAGACAATATACTGGAGAAATTAAAATCAACTGAGATAACGCTCAAAGTTCAACATGAGAAATTTCAACGTGAAATACATGAGcttatgaagaaaaaaactgcAACACTAGAACACATCAGAACGTTTAGAACGGAAATCAATGATAGACTTGACGAGCTGGAACAGAATACAGTAGCTTCAATCGAAGTTAGATATAAATCCTTTATAATCAAGTTAGAAAAAGAAATGAAGGCAATTGAGGGAAACAAAGCCAGCATACAGTCCGCAAGAGATAGGCTTGTATCTGCAGTAACTAATAAAAATGCATCGCAAACTTTTGTTGATACCAAAAAAGGTAATGAAATAGTTAGCAAAGTGGTCAAATCCATGGAAGAAAGCAAACCAAAACCTCAGGAACCTGATATTGAATTTAGAGCAGATTCTAGACTTCCTGCTTTATTACAAGAATTATATGCCCTTGGAAATATTACGCAGACTGACACTAAGAAGGCTGAACATACAGAAACAGTTTCTGTTAAACGGAAAAGTTCACGTcagataaataaaaaatcaaatatttcagaAGCTGGTAACGTTCCGCCGGAAGCTAAACTTCAAATCATAGACATCAAGAAATACAGTGTTAAAATTCCGTCAGATGAATATGCATGTAATATTAAAAGCGCCTGTACTTTGGAGGATGGTACAATACTTCTGTCTGACCACGCAAACAACAAGCTGAAACGTTTGGACAGCTTAACATATTCTGTTATAGACTTTTGTGACCTGCCTAGGAGACCATGGCAAGCCTGCTCCATAAGTTTACATCAGGCTGCTGTATGTTTGCCATACAAGCAAGAAGTTCACTTCATTTCGCTAACAGACAGAATGACATTCAAAAACGAACTAACAACGGACTTTAAATGTTATGGACTAGCATATGCTGATAACAATCTGTATATTTCAGACAGAGGCACGTCTATTTATATATACAGTGTGCTGGGGAGAAAGCTGCAACAGTTCAGTAGGAACCTATCAGGGCAGATGCTGTTTTCGAACATATGCAGTGTAGTTGTCTATAACGATGGTTCCAAGATTTATGTTGTTGACTCTCACAAGGGACTGATTGTGCTCGATAAAAATGGAAAAGTTTGTAACGATTACAATGGTACGAAGTTAAGTATCGCTTACGATAGTTATCTTACAGAAGGAGGAAGTCTTCTCATGTTTAGACACAACTCTCGCAATGTGATCATATATGAACTGAATGGCAAACTGATAGGTGAAGTTGTGAAATTTGATGATAAATCAGCCTGGCAAAGAGCTATTTGTTGCAACCAGCAAATGTTCAAAATGATAATAGGCGGGAACAGAGATGACATTGAAgtatttgatttgatataa